The Microbacterium sp. LWO12-1.2 genome includes a window with the following:
- the recA gene encoding recombinase RecA, whose translation MPSPADREKSLETALAQIDRQFGKGSVMRLGSDERAPVAVIPTGSIALDVALGVGGLPRGRIVEIYGPESSGKTTLTLHAIANAQRAGGIAAFIDAEHALDPDYAAKLGVDIDALLVSQPDTGEQALEIADMLVRSGAIDLIVIDSVAALVPRAEIEGEMGDSHVGLQARLMSQALRKLTGGLNQTNTTMIFINQLREKIGVFFGSPETTAGGKALKFYASVRLDIRRIETLKDGTEAVGNRTRVKVVKNKMAPPFKQAEFDILYGIGISREGSLIDFGVEHAIVKKSGSWYTYDGDQLGQGKENARTFLLNNPDIALAIETQIKQKLGIGPQVAAVASADELAERRPA comes from the coding sequence ATGCCATCACCCGCAGACCGCGAGAAGTCCCTGGAAACAGCTCTCGCACAGATCGATCGCCAGTTCGGAAAGGGCTCGGTCATGCGGCTGGGCAGCGACGAGCGTGCTCCTGTCGCCGTGATCCCCACCGGATCCATCGCCCTCGACGTCGCTCTCGGCGTGGGAGGCCTGCCGCGAGGTCGTATCGTCGAGATCTACGGCCCGGAGTCCTCGGGTAAGACCACGTTGACCCTGCACGCGATCGCCAACGCACAGCGCGCCGGCGGCATCGCCGCATTCATCGATGCCGAGCACGCGCTCGACCCCGACTACGCGGCGAAGCTCGGAGTCGACATCGACGCCCTGCTCGTCTCGCAGCCCGATACCGGAGAGCAGGCGCTCGAGATCGCCGACATGCTCGTGCGTTCCGGCGCGATCGACCTGATCGTCATCGACTCGGTGGCCGCCCTGGTGCCGCGCGCTGAGATCGAGGGAGAGATGGGCGACTCGCACGTCGGTCTCCAGGCTCGCCTCATGTCGCAGGCGCTTCGTAAGCTCACCGGTGGTCTCAACCAGACCAACACCACAATGATCTTCATCAACCAGCTGCGTGAGAAAATCGGTGTCTTCTTCGGTTCCCCCGAGACGACCGCCGGTGGAAAGGCGCTGAAGTTCTACGCCTCGGTGCGACTCGACATCCGTCGAATCGAGACGCTGAAGGATGGCACGGAGGCCGTCGGAAACCGCACCCGCGTCAAGGTCGTGAAGAACAAGATGGCGCCGCCGTTCAAGCAGGCGGAGTTCGACATCCTCTACGGCATCGGTATCTCGCGAGAGGGCAGTCTCATCGACTTCGGCGTCGAGCACGCCATCGTCAAGAAGTCCGGTTCCTGGTACACCTATGACGGAGACCAGCTGGGACAGGGCAAGGAGAACGCCCGTACGTTCCTGCTGAACAACCCCGACATCGCGTTGGCGATCGAGACGCAGATCAAGCAGAAGCTCGGCATCGGCCCGCAGGTGGCGGCTGTCGCCTCTGCTGACGAGCTCGCCGAGCGTCGTCCGGCCTGA
- a CDS encoding dihydrofolate reductase family protein has protein sequence MTTYYYTASSLDGFIATPEHSLEWLLKQDIDHEGPMAYAAFEKGVGALAMGASTYEWLLRNQGDEPWPYVQPTWVFTHRELPAPEGADVRFVQDDVRRVHSEMVAAAGEQGVWIVGGGDLAGQFADADLVDEVWVQFAPVTLGAGSPLLPRALELELIEVARNRSFLCGRYRVTRV, from the coding sequence ATGACCACGTACTACTACACGGCGTCCAGCCTGGACGGTTTCATCGCGACCCCTGAGCACTCGCTGGAGTGGCTGCTGAAGCAGGACATCGATCACGAGGGCCCGATGGCATATGCGGCGTTCGAGAAGGGCGTCGGTGCGCTCGCGATGGGCGCCTCGACGTACGAGTGGCTGCTCCGCAACCAAGGCGACGAACCGTGGCCGTACGTGCAGCCGACCTGGGTCTTCACGCACCGGGAACTCCCCGCCCCGGAGGGAGCGGATGTCCGATTCGTCCAGGACGATGTGCGCAGGGTGCACAGCGAGATGGTCGCCGCGGCGGGGGAGCAGGGCGTCTGGATCGTCGGCGGGGGAGACCTCGCCGGACAGTTCGCCGACGCCGACCTCGTCGACGAGGTCTGGGTGCAGTTCGCACCTGTCACGCTGGGCGCTGGCTCTCCGCTGCTGCCACGTGCTCTCGAGCTCGAGCTGATCGAGGTGGCAAGGAACCGCAGCTTCCTCTGTGGCCGCTACCGCGTGACGCGGGTATGA
- a CDS encoding regulatory protein RecX, which yields MRKLRARSLSISEARTVLKTHGLDGAQIDDVLDEFTRRGYLDDAALASQLVESGTQRKGQGRVALSRALAQRGIPRDVVNAALDELPDDDAERALDFARTKARSLSRLEPETALRRLVGQLSRRGYNGSVAMTAAKSALAEATFGGRPTGVRFVDSD from the coding sequence GTGAGGAAGCTCAGAGCGCGCTCGTTGTCGATCTCGGAAGCGCGCACGGTACTGAAGACCCACGGGCTTGATGGTGCCCAGATCGATGACGTGCTCGATGAGTTCACTCGACGCGGATATCTCGATGACGCTGCCCTCGCCAGCCAACTCGTGGAGTCGGGAACCCAGCGCAAGGGGCAGGGACGCGTTGCGCTGTCCCGTGCACTCGCGCAGCGCGGGATCCCCCGTGACGTGGTCAACGCGGCGCTCGATGAGTTGCCCGATGACGATGCGGAGCGTGCGCTCGACTTCGCCCGGACCAAAGCACGATCCCTCAGCAGGCTGGAGCCGGAGACTGCTCTCCGACGATTGGTAGGGCAGCTGTCGCGCCGCGGGTACAACGGATCCGTGGCGATGACCGCGGCGAAGTCGGCATTGGCTGAGGCGACGTTCGGTGGACGCCCGACCGGCGTGCGGTTCGTGGATTCCGACTGA
- the dapF gene encoding diaminopimelate epimerase, with protein MVAFTKGHGTGNDFIIIADADGELDLSPEQVAVLCDRHFGIGADGVLRVVRSSAIPEGAAILAEEPDAEWFMDYRNADGSIAEMCGNGIRVFVHFLLRSGLAEIEPGSTLPIGTRAGVRDVTKSESGYQVDLGRWRLSGGEPLVKADGLTITRPGIGIDVGNPHVVVALASEVELASLELHRAPELDPAPPAGANVEFVVPGDPLVRDGIGHVRMRVSERGVGETLSCGTGVAATALAVRYWAGEAAPDNWRVEVPGGTLGVRMFPAEDGEHVALSGPAQLVFHGEVELI; from the coding sequence ATGGTCGCATTCACCAAGGGACATGGCACCGGCAACGACTTCATCATCATCGCGGACGCGGATGGGGAACTCGATCTGAGCCCGGAGCAGGTCGCCGTTCTGTGCGACCGTCACTTCGGGATCGGTGCGGACGGTGTGCTCCGGGTCGTGCGATCATCGGCCATCCCGGAGGGCGCAGCCATACTGGCCGAGGAGCCCGACGCCGAATGGTTCATGGACTACCGCAATGCGGACGGTTCGATCGCGGAGATGTGTGGCAACGGCATCCGTGTCTTCGTGCATTTCCTGCTTCGCTCAGGTCTCGCAGAGATCGAACCGGGATCGACGTTGCCGATCGGGACCAGGGCTGGAGTGCGCGACGTGACCAAGAGCGAGTCCGGCTACCAGGTGGACCTCGGGCGCTGGCGACTGTCGGGCGGCGAACCGTTGGTGAAGGCGGACGGACTCACGATCACGCGTCCTGGCATCGGTATCGATGTCGGCAACCCGCACGTCGTGGTGGCTCTCGCATCGGAGGTCGAGCTCGCCTCGCTCGAACTGCACCGCGCCCCTGAGCTGGATCCGGCGCCGCCCGCCGGCGCCAACGTGGAGTTCGTGGTTCCCGGCGACCCGCTGGTGCGCGACGGCATCGGCCATGTGCGTATGCGGGTCAGCGAGCGCGGTGTCGGCGAGACCCTCAGTTGCGGCACGGGCGTGGCCGCGACCGCGCTGGCCGTTCGCTACTGGGCGGGCGAGGCTGCGCCGGACAATTGGCGCGTGGAGGTTCCCGGTGGCACCCTCGGCGTCCGGATGTTCCCCGCGGAGGACGGCGAACACGTTGCGCTCTCCGGCCCGGCCCAGCTCGTCTTCCACGGCGAGGTCGAGCTGATCTGA
- a CDS encoding class I SAM-dependent methyltransferase: MGSDHYFTAAPASPENLRAIHVTLAGRELDVTTAGGVFSPDRLDAGTAVLLANMPPVPPGGHLLDLGSGWGPITLSMAIAAPHATVWAIDVNERALDLVRRNAAALGLTNVNASLPDDVPAEVTFRTIRSNPPIRVGKNELHGLLERWIPRLDERSDAWLVVQRNLGADSLQRWIGATFHPGYSVFRTTTAKGYRVLKVRKHGSPPTEPITLS; encoded by the coding sequence ATGGGGTCCGACCACTACTTCACTGCGGCCCCGGCAAGTCCTGAGAACCTGCGTGCGATCCATGTGACGCTCGCGGGCCGAGAGCTGGACGTCACCACTGCGGGAGGCGTCTTCAGCCCGGATCGTCTGGATGCCGGCACCGCAGTGCTTCTCGCCAACATGCCTCCGGTGCCACCGGGAGGCCATCTTCTCGACCTCGGCAGCGGATGGGGTCCCATCACGCTGTCGATGGCCATAGCCGCACCGCACGCGACGGTATGGGCCATCGACGTGAACGAGCGTGCGCTCGATCTGGTTCGGCGCAATGCGGCAGCGCTCGGACTCACCAATGTCAACGCATCGCTGCCCGATGATGTTCCCGCCGAGGTGACTTTCCGCACCATTCGCTCCAACCCGCCCATCCGGGTCGGCAAGAACGAGCTGCACGGTCTGCTCGAACGGTGGATCCCCCGACTCGACGAACGCAGCGACGCCTGGCTCGTCGTCCAGCGCAACCTCGGCGCCGATTCGCTGCAGCGGTGGATCGGGGCGACGTTCCATCCCGGGTACAGCGTCTTCCGCACCACGACGGCCAAAGGCTACCGCGTGCTGAAGGTGCGCAAGCACGGCAGCCCGCCGACAGAGCCGATCACCCTCAGCTGA
- the hflX gene encoding GTPase HflX, with product MTDTTTPSTGDDAMDRVLAHAEPRTEVRTFGAAQALQDESTAAHSTTDGNQWDLEDRHALRRVGGLSTELEDVTEVEYRQLRLENVVLVGVYPQGAQEDAENSLRELAALAETAGAVVLDGVLQRRPHPDAATYLGRGKAQELKDIVAAVGADTVIADTELAPSQRRALEDVVKVKVIDRTTVILDIFSQHAKSREGKAQVELAQLEYLLPRLRGWGDSMSRQAGGQVGAGGAGMGSRGPGETKIELDRRRIRTKMALLRRQIRDYAPAREAKRAERKRNTIPSVAIAGYTNAGKSSLLNALTSAGVLVENALFATLDATVRRSETADGRVYTITDTVGFVRNLPHQLVEAFRSTLEEVGDADVVLHVVDGSHPDPAGQLQTVRDVMGDVGVRDMPEIVVFNKADLIPDDERLVLRGLEPRAHFVSSRSGEGIAELRSAIEEALPKPAVEVHAVVPYDRGDLVAAIHETGMLLSVQHQEDGTAVHARVSERLAAELAPFAR from the coding sequence ATGACGGATACCACGACACCCTCCACGGGCGACGACGCGATGGATCGTGTGCTCGCCCACGCGGAGCCGCGCACAGAGGTACGCACGTTCGGCGCCGCACAGGCGTTGCAGGACGAATCGACCGCTGCGCACTCCACGACTGACGGCAACCAGTGGGATCTCGAAGATCGGCACGCTCTTCGCCGTGTCGGCGGGCTGTCCACGGAGCTGGAAGACGTCACCGAGGTCGAGTACCGTCAGCTGCGCCTGGAGAACGTCGTCCTGGTCGGGGTGTACCCGCAGGGCGCCCAGGAGGATGCGGAGAACTCGCTGCGCGAACTCGCCGCGTTGGCCGAGACCGCTGGCGCCGTCGTACTCGATGGGGTGCTGCAGCGCCGCCCGCACCCGGACGCCGCGACCTATCTCGGTCGGGGCAAGGCCCAAGAACTCAAGGACATCGTCGCCGCAGTCGGTGCCGACACGGTGATCGCCGACACGGAGCTGGCCCCGAGCCAGCGTCGTGCGCTGGAGGATGTGGTGAAGGTCAAGGTCATCGACCGCACCACCGTGATCCTCGACATCTTCAGCCAGCACGCGAAGAGCCGCGAGGGCAAGGCCCAGGTCGAGCTCGCGCAGCTCGAGTACCTGCTCCCGCGTCTGCGCGGCTGGGGTGACTCCATGAGCCGCCAGGCCGGTGGCCAGGTCGGCGCCGGTGGTGCCGGTATGGGTTCCCGCGGTCCTGGTGAGACGAAGATCGAACTCGATCGTCGACGCATCCGCACGAAGATGGCGCTGCTGCGCCGGCAGATCCGTGACTATGCGCCGGCACGAGAGGCCAAGCGCGCCGAGCGCAAGCGCAACACGATCCCCTCCGTGGCGATCGCCGGCTACACGAACGCGGGCAAGTCCAGTCTGCTGAACGCGCTCACGAGCGCCGGCGTGCTCGTCGAGAACGCACTGTTCGCGACGCTCGACGCCACGGTGCGGCGGTCAGAGACTGCCGACGGCCGCGTCTACACGATCACCGACACCGTCGGGTTCGTGCGGAACCTGCCTCACCAGCTCGTCGAGGCATTCCGCTCGACTCTGGAAGAGGTCGGAGATGCCGACGTCGTGCTCCACGTCGTCGACGGCTCGCACCCTGACCCGGCGGGTCAGCTGCAGACTGTCCGCGATGTGATGGGTGATGTCGGCGTGCGTGACATGCCGGAGATCGTGGTCTTCAACAAGGCTGACCTGATTCCCGACGATGAGCGTCTCGTGCTGCGGGGCCTCGAGCCGCGTGCGCACTTCGTCTCCTCGCGTTCCGGCGAGGGCATCGCTGAGCTGCGCTCAGCGATCGAAGAGGCGCTGCCGAAGCCTGCCGTCGAGGTGCACGCGGTCGTTCCGTACGATCGGGGTGACCTGGTCGCGGCGATCCACGAGACCGGGATGCTGCTCTCCGTGCAGCATCAAGAGGACGGCACCGCCGTGCACGCCCGAGTGTCCGAGCGTCTGGCCGCAGAACTGGCTCCGTTCGCTCGTTGA
- a CDS encoding IclR family transcriptional regulator — translation MSEVISAAKPPVGSFDRVAKVLVAVSRMDAPRVAQIGAHTGLPSSAVYRCLTSLVEAGLVEEGPTRGRYHAGVVTVALAERYRRSVLNGDVTSRTLHALAAHTLEFAALLVRRGDDIVCIDAADGSRVLRCTFVVGEVVPMVAGASASAILAFLPDDEAEGVLARHGVVGSDASRVLMSRADVRERGFATSSGEVDEGVWGVAAPVFREGLVIGAVATMAPVFRAARLARAAAAATVMAAKALSEQGLRL, via the coding sequence ATGTCTGAGGTCATATCGGCGGCCAAACCGCCGGTGGGGAGTTTCGACAGGGTTGCAAAGGTCCTGGTCGCCGTGTCGCGCATGGATGCCCCACGCGTCGCTCAGATCGGCGCGCACACCGGCCTTCCCTCGAGTGCCGTCTATCGCTGTCTCACATCGCTGGTGGAGGCGGGGCTCGTCGAGGAGGGGCCGACACGAGGGCGCTACCACGCCGGTGTCGTGACGGTCGCATTGGCCGAGCGGTATCGGCGCAGCGTCCTCAACGGCGACGTCACATCTCGCACACTTCATGCGCTGGCGGCGCACACGCTGGAGTTCGCGGCGTTGCTGGTGCGTCGCGGCGATGACATCGTCTGCATCGACGCCGCGGACGGGTCCCGAGTGCTGCGCTGCACCTTCGTCGTGGGCGAGGTGGTGCCCATGGTCGCGGGAGCAAGCGCGAGCGCGATACTCGCCTTTCTTCCTGACGATGAGGCGGAGGGGGTTCTGGCGCGTCACGGCGTCGTCGGTTCGGACGCCTCTCGTGTGCTGATGTCGCGCGCCGATGTGCGCGAGCGGGGCTTCGCGACGAGTTCAGGCGAGGTGGACGAGGGGGTATGGGGCGTGGCCGCACCGGTGTTCAGAGAAGGCCTCGTGATCGGCGCTGTCGCCACAATGGCACCGGTGTTCCGAGCAGCCCGACTTGCTCGTGCCGCCGCTGCAGCGACGGTGATGGCGGCGAAGGCCCTCTCCGAGCAGGGGCTCCGCCTCTGA
- a CDS encoding SIMPL domain-containing protein: MSEVTITVRGEHEARIAPERATIRVTVRSEGPERGSVVDDVMRLSEPVRESITERAETAVVVDWSSKRLSVRAERPWNNEGKRLVPVYYASIDFTATFTEASELSIWVSDISAWDGVEVGWVDWHLTPTTRDRVEREVAATAVGVAVTRAEAYAGALGLSTVTPLEIADVGLISSGQPSPGVPLMKARAGAFAADSAPAMEYEPEELTVAATVEARFVAR; this comes from the coding sequence ATGAGCGAAGTCACCATCACCGTCCGCGGGGAGCATGAGGCCCGCATCGCCCCGGAACGTGCCACCATCCGCGTCACCGTCCGCTCCGAAGGTCCGGAGCGAGGTTCTGTCGTCGATGATGTGATGCGGCTCAGCGAACCGGTGCGCGAGAGCATCACGGAGCGCGCCGAGACGGCTGTCGTGGTGGACTGGTCGAGCAAGAGGCTCTCCGTGCGCGCCGAGCGCCCCTGGAACAACGAGGGCAAGCGGCTCGTGCCCGTCTACTACGCGAGCATCGACTTCACGGCGACGTTCACCGAAGCATCCGAGCTCTCCATCTGGGTCTCCGACATCTCCGCGTGGGACGGCGTCGAGGTCGGATGGGTGGACTGGCACCTGACGCCGACCACGCGGGATCGCGTCGAGCGCGAGGTCGCTGCAACCGCCGTCGGCGTCGCCGTCACTCGCGCCGAGGCCTACGCCGGTGCCCTCGGGCTTTCGACGGTCACTCCGTTGGAGATCGCGGATGTCGGACTCATCTCGAGCGGGCAGCCGTCCCCCGGTGTTCCCCTGATGAAGGCACGCGCAGGCGCATTCGCCGCCGACTCAGCGCCGGCGATGGAGTACGAGCCGGAAGAACTCACGGTCGCCGCGACGGTGGAGGCCCGTTTCGTCGCGCGGTGA
- the miaA gene encoding tRNA (adenosine(37)-N6)-dimethylallyltransferase MiaA: MVSAPRLWAVVGATGTGKSDLALDLAEALRERGNHAEIVNADAMQLYRGMDIGTAKLNLEERRGIPHHLFDVREVEQEAAVAWYQPLAREAVSGIHERGGDAILVGGSGLYVSSVIYDFQFPPRDPEVRVRLERELEEQGVAALLDRIRALDPETAARIDPRNDRRVVRALEVLEQGGENHGAALPAQPVLWRPHTRLIGMHVDRPELVERLDARVERMWESGLLDEVAGLREQGLERGVTARRAIGYAQALGQLEGRLTRAEAIAETQALTRRYARRQVSWFKRYGGLEWQRPPVDVRSLLEG; this comes from the coding sequence ATGGTGTCGGCGCCTCGTCTCTGGGCGGTCGTCGGTGCGACAGGTACCGGAAAGAGCGACCTCGCGCTCGACCTCGCAGAAGCTCTGCGCGAGCGCGGAAACCACGCCGAGATCGTGAACGCCGACGCGATGCAGCTGTATCGAGGGATGGACATCGGCACGGCGAAGCTGAACCTTGAAGAGCGTCGGGGCATCCCGCACCACCTCTTCGACGTGAGAGAGGTCGAGCAGGAGGCCGCAGTGGCCTGGTATCAGCCGCTCGCTCGTGAAGCGGTCTCCGGGATCCATGAGCGCGGCGGCGATGCGATCCTCGTCGGCGGGTCCGGTCTGTACGTCTCGAGCGTCATCTACGACTTCCAGTTCCCTCCGCGTGATCCGGAGGTGCGCGTGCGACTGGAGCGCGAACTGGAAGAGCAAGGTGTCGCTGCGCTGCTCGACCGTATCCGTGCTCTTGATCCAGAAACCGCGGCGCGCATCGATCCGCGTAACGACCGCCGCGTGGTCCGCGCGCTGGAAGTACTCGAACAGGGCGGCGAGAACCACGGCGCAGCATTGCCCGCGCAACCGGTGTTGTGGCGCCCACACACGCGGCTGATCGGCATGCACGTCGACAGGCCGGAACTGGTCGAGCGGCTCGACGCACGAGTCGAACGGATGTGGGAGTCCGGCCTTCTCGACGAGGTAGCGGGGCTGCGAGAGCAGGGCCTTGAGCGCGGAGTCACGGCGCGGCGTGCGATCGGTTACGCGCAAGCCCTGGGCCAACTCGAGGGTCGACTCACGCGCGCGGAGGCAATCGCCGAGACACAGGCGCTCACCCGCCGCTATGCCCGTCGCCAGGTGTCGTGGTTCAAACGGTACGGCGGGCTCGAATGGCAGCGGCCGCCGGTTGACGTGCGCTCGCTTCTCGAAGGCTGA
- a CDS encoding helix-turn-helix domain-containing protein, whose amino-acid sequence MILVRQEIGDVLRDFRLQKGRTLRQVASKASVALGYLSEVERGQKEASSEILASVADALDVPISTIMREVGDRISVLEGIQVFPDVVPDDLVASIEPELSLR is encoded by the coding sequence ATGATTCTTGTACGACAGGAAATCGGCGATGTGCTGAGGGACTTCCGCCTGCAGAAGGGCCGCACCCTCCGGCAGGTCGCGAGCAAGGCATCGGTTGCGCTGGGCTACCTCAGCGAGGTCGAGCGTGGTCAGAAGGAAGCGTCGAGCGAGATTCTGGCTTCGGTCGCGGATGCGCTCGATGTGCCCATCTCGACCATCATGCGTGAGGTCGGCGATCGCATCTCCGTGCTCGAGGGCATCCAGGTCTTCCCGGACGTCGTTCCGGACGACCTCGTGGCATCGATCGAGCCCGAGCTCTCGCTGCGCTGA
- a CDS encoding DUF3046 domain-containing protein, with amino-acid sequence MRRSEFLRAVDSEFRTRASSLLQDLVLTPLGDRTASEALEAGVPPREIWYALCDEMDVPEGRRHGVGRIEPRKR; translated from the coding sequence ATGCGTCGTAGCGAGTTCCTCCGCGCTGTGGATTCCGAGTTCCGCACGCGTGCGTCTTCTCTCCTTCAAGATCTGGTTCTGACTCCGCTAGGTGATCGTACGGCTTCTGAGGCTCTCGAGGCCGGGGTTCCTCCTCGCGAGATCTGGTACGCGCTCTGCGATGAGATGGACGTCCCCGAGGGCCGACGCCACGGTGTCGGCCGTATCGAACCACGCAAGCGTTGA
- the miaB gene encoding tRNA (N6-isopentenyl adenosine(37)-C2)-methylthiotransferase MiaB, with protein MTIPRSEPTIITASSAAVDVDGRQRSYEVRTFGCQMNVHDSERLSGSLESAGYTRAEPGTEADVVIINTCAVRDNAAGKLYGTLGQLAGVKRRKDGMQIAVGGCLAQMDKQAVLDKAPWVDVVFGTHNMGSLPGLLERARHNGEAELEILEALEVFPSTLPTKRDAAHSGWVSISVGCNNTCTFCIVPSLRGKEKDRRPGDILNEIRLLVEDGALEVTLLGQNVNSYGVEFGDRQAFGKLLRAAGEIDGLERIRFTSPHPAAFTDDVIDAMAETPNVMPQLHMPLQSGSDRILKAMRRSYRSDRFLGILDRVRERIPHASITTDIIVGFPGETEEDFQDTMRVVEQARFSGAFTFQYSIREGTPAATMEDQVPKEIVQERYNRLIALQERISLEESQKQIGREVEVLVSTGEGKKDAATNRLTGRAQDNRLVHFQVPEGSDLPRPGDVVTVTITHAAPFHLLADDPTGRPLQIRRTRGGDAWDRAQAESCAVPAPASDGGPRAVSLGLPTLRVGV; from the coding sequence ATGACTATCCCGCGCAGCGAACCGACGATCATCACCGCCTCGTCGGCAGCCGTCGACGTCGACGGCCGACAGCGATCCTACGAAGTGCGAACCTTCGGGTGCCAGATGAACGTGCACGACTCTGAGCGATTGTCCGGTTCGCTCGAGAGCGCAGGCTATACGCGTGCAGAGCCCGGGACCGAGGCGGACGTCGTCATCATCAACACGTGCGCTGTGCGTGACAACGCCGCGGGCAAGCTCTACGGGACGCTCGGTCAACTCGCTGGGGTCAAGCGGCGCAAGGACGGCATGCAGATCGCCGTGGGCGGTTGTCTCGCTCAGATGGACAAGCAGGCCGTGCTCGACAAGGCGCCATGGGTGGACGTCGTCTTCGGGACGCACAACATGGGCTCGCTGCCGGGTCTTCTCGAGCGCGCGCGCCACAACGGCGAGGCTGAGCTCGAGATCCTCGAGGCGCTGGAGGTGTTCCCGTCGACGCTTCCCACGAAGCGGGACGCCGCCCACAGTGGATGGGTATCGATCTCGGTGGGCTGCAACAACACCTGTACGTTCTGCATCGTGCCGAGCCTGCGCGGTAAGGAGAAGGACCGTCGCCCCGGTGACATCCTGAACGAGATCCGATTGTTGGTCGAAGACGGCGCCCTCGAAGTCACCCTTCTGGGCCAGAACGTCAACTCCTACGGCGTCGAATTCGGTGATCGCCAGGCATTCGGCAAGCTCCTGCGCGCCGCAGGGGAGATCGACGGGCTCGAGCGCATCCGCTTCACCAGCCCGCATCCGGCAGCCTTCACGGACGACGTCATCGATGCGATGGCTGAGACGCCCAACGTCATGCCGCAGCTGCACATGCCGCTGCAGTCCGGAAGCGACCGCATCCTCAAGGCGATGCGGCGCTCTTACCGGAGCGACCGCTTCCTCGGGATTCTCGACCGTGTGCGTGAGCGCATTCCGCACGCGTCGATCACGACCGACATCATCGTGGGCTTCCCCGGCGAGACCGAAGAAGACTTCCAGGACACCATGCGTGTCGTCGAACAGGCACGATTCTCCGGCGCCTTCACGTTCCAGTACTCCATCCGTGAGGGCACCCCCGCCGCCACCATGGAAGACCAGGTGCCGAAGGAGATCGTCCAGGAACGCTACAACCGGCTGATCGCGCTGCAGGAGCGCATCTCGCTCGAGGAGAGCCAGAAGCAGATCGGTCGCGAGGTCGAGGTGCTGGTCTCGACCGGCGAGGGCAAGAAGGATGCCGCGACGAATCGTCTGACCGGTCGCGCTCAGGACAACCGTCTTGTGCACTTCCAGGTCCCCGAGGGATCGGATCTTCCCCGTCCTGGCGACGTGGTCACCGTGACGATCACGCATGCGGCTCCGTTCCACCTGCTCGCCGATGATCCGACCGGCCGTCCGCTGCAGATCCGTCGCACCCGCGGCGGAGACGCCTGGGATCGTGCTCAGGCGGAGTCCTGCGCGGTGCCGGCACCGGCAAGCGACGGCGGACCGCGCGCTGTATCACTCGGGCTCCCGACGCTGCGCGTCGGAGTGTGA